ATGGAGCGGTTGATGTCCTGTTCGTCAAAAAGCCTGTCTTGCTGACCTTGACAAAGTCAGACAAAAGGAGCTTGTAAATGGCCTTGGTGGTGTAGGTCATGAAAACACGGCCTCGGAAGGTGGTTTTCTCGAGAAAATAGGGCAAGGAAGCAGCATGATCCAAGTGAAAGTGAGTGATGAGAAGAACATTGACTATGGAAGGGTCAATCTCGTCGAAATAGGGCAAAGCAGCCATGCCAGAGTAAGCCGGGTGTATTCCACAATCGAACAAGACTCAACTTCATTTCCAGCGCCTAATGGAGTCACTATCAGTTGATCTTCCTCTCTACTGCTCCTCGCATTCTCACGTCTCTTTGCTATACAATTATTCATCTCTCTCTCCAGATTCAACACAACTCAAGAACAACAATGCTAAAACCCTAAACTCCTCCTGCCTCACTGCCAACTACGTCGTTTCCTCTTAAATTCACTGTGTTATACGCTCGCTCATTCATCATTTACTTGCCTTCACAATTAACCCACAAGCTTTGcttgttataaataaataaataaaataaaagtcaaacatcacttgtttaaattatttataatttaattattttatttttttatgaaatttattctCAGAtgataacatattttattcatgTGAATCGAAGGATGGTATCAGAggaatttataataactcacgCATATTGCTCAACCAACTAagctataaaattatatattatacaagAGTGTTTCACAtaaataatgattaatcaagTGATCAAGTATAAGTGATTAATGtgataaaattaaagttaaatcaTTCAAGTAGTATATGAATTTAATCCTTGATAGAAATAATTCTTAATCACGTTTTATTTACCTCCTAATCAAACTCTGAATTAATCAGAGTTTATTTCCTCTAATGATTCGGAGaattaagacaaaaaatataaataactattttcctaattttatttttctataatgtatatagaaagagaaaaagatcaaattactttaaaagtaaGAGGTACTTCTGATTCTtatccttcatttttttctttcaataggATAGACAAAGATGAGTTAGTTagtataactttaaaaaaatgaagcataaagatagaaaatattttacagTTATAAAGTTACTCTTGAAGCAACTCTAGTGAAAACACTTGTATATGTGAGAAGATAATAACAACTAATCACAACCATTagattgatattaaaaataataaacacttAGATTAAAACCAATTATAAACCTTTCTTATGAGACAATGTCAAATTTGTAAAACTTAGATTTAAACTTGTTGAAATTATCAAACTCAtgttaaacttaaattttattaatttaattaaacaaatgagTTTAATTGATCAAGTAAGTTCAAATAATTGACGAATAGCTCAACTCTTATTTACTGCTATAGACATGGTCTATATTTGGATTAAAGTTTGGAAGAACAAAAGTACTActaaattttaatctaaacacACACCTATTTAGCAATGACCATGTGTTGTTTGAATATGTTTATTGCTAAGGATTCTAAGTCACCAGCAAGAAACGTTTGATCTAACTTTGTAAGACTATCCAAGGAGGAAGAGTTTGACTTACGTGGGATCAACATGGATGGACCAATCATTAGAACAAAGAGTAAGAGATTTCAATAAGAATTTAACAAGAGAGACTAATTTCTCCCATtgaggaaagagaagaagaaataaactcataaattttagccaacttttaaaataagatttatttttgttttttaattgtattttaggTTTATTTTTAGACTTGTAATGATCTGTCACGGTTATTTTCAaatcttttaattattgaattaattattgggCTCTAGGCTTAATCTAGGGTTATTAAGAGTTATTAGCATGAATATAAATAGACTCTTAAACACtttgttgacatttttttttataaaatcttagACATAGGGCACAGAGtgtttttcttgattcttgtgtGAAACCTTAGATTCTTATACAAAAATTCTATTATTTGTATTGAATCATTCTCAACTTATTAATCTTTTAAGATTGTAACATTGTTACTTTGATCTCATTTTcaaattctgttttttttttttctcaatttcaaaAAGTACTAAATAGGTTTCACAATTTATTAATACTACAAATTAGATTCACAAAATAGGATTCTATCACTTCAAAACTGCACTAAGGTCTTACCCAACTCTCTCCAAATCTATCATTTGGAGTATTAGAAGTTCCAAAACTTGAAATACATGTCAATTTTAGATGTATATACAcgtactttttcaatttttcagcaaagataatttttttccccACTATTTTCCCTTGAAATGAGGgggaataattataaaaacaattttacaaGAAGATATTTGACTTGATTTACCCTTAAGATgatgtttcattttatttacacCCCCTCCCGGCCTCCCCTATATGTTTGTGCACAGTGAAGGcaaaatatacatattagtTCTTCACTCTTAATACAAAATGCTTTCATTTAGGATCAGTTATTCAGTGAAATGTAGTAGATCCTTTCGTAAATTGTCTTTCTGACACGTTTATGAGTTGCTACAGCAGCTGCATTATCTCTAGGAGCATCCATGCTTCCTAGTTCCTACAACCAAAATATTAgcaaattaaatacaaatatgaATGGCTGCCATGACTGAACAACTAAATTTGATTGCAAAGTACGAAACAATAAACGTAATCATGAATTTACAACTTGTTTTACATGGAAAGAAATTTAGAACAAGTAAACTTGGTAAAAGAACCTGAGACACTAATTGAGATCTGATCCTAAGatagaaatatataatataacaatagCTATATATAACAACGCGACATTTTGCTTCATGTATAACAATATCACCTTTctttacaattaattatttgtacaagtcaatttcatttttcattcccACATTAAGGGGCATGCGTCTGCTCTTTTATGAGTTGGAAATGTCTAGCGTAAGAAGCATTTTGTTGGCatgttttcaattaatttaaaggATACGGTTCTTTCATTTCACATACCCAATTTGATTAGCATATTATTAACCATCCATTCCCAGTGGAATCTGAATTGTTGCCTCCATTTTTCTacattacatatttttattagttttattaattataacttCCTAAAGCTGAGTTAGAATCTTTCTAACTAGTACCCGTAACAGTTCTTACATCTATCTTAATGTCTTGCTGATATAATGCAACAACTTGTAGACTGCAATTTGTGATACATGAACTACAAAATTTAAGAATGATGTTAAATTGTTTTATCTATGTAAACAGATTTAAGACAAACAGAAAGGACATAGGTGAGATAAAAGGCTAGTAGCCTAGTAGTAGTAGAGaatccttcttcttcctttctctctcttattgGCTACCACTTAGCAACTATTGGTGGTCTTCAAGACTCGAGTACTAGGAAACGATGTCGTTTCACATAAAAGTTTAGTTCAAAAGCAAAAAAGATGCGACCACAGTGGGAGTCGAACCCACGACCTTCTGATCCGAAGTCAGACGCGCTAATCCACTGCGCTATGCGGTCTTTCATATGCTATGaatcttcaaatatttttaatattgttactattttctcaatttatattgcccctttctttttctctgcTTCGAAATTACACTACACATGAATCCACAAGATAACGCTACACATCCATTGTCACctaaactgatgttaatgtttttaatataatcaTTCATTAACAACCATGTTATCCATATCATATCatagtatttatatttcttGTTTACATTTTTCCAATGAACAATCCTTAGAAAGTTTCACCAAACATATGTATACGTCCATCAGTGATGAACTTAGCATTCTCTAATTGTCTTGCATAGCAAAAAGCTAAGGTTACAGAAGGCGAAAAACTCATTACACATTTTTCAACTGAAATTCTTGATCACGGGAGCTATTGTGGTAAATTCTGAACTGTAGCCTGTTATGGTTAATCATGTGGTAAGTGCATCTAGAAGAAAATTGGATCATCCAAGAATTTTATCACCAAAATCAGGAAAAAGTCTTGTAGTTCAATAGACTTGACCCTCTTCAACCTCTTTATCTTTCTTGACATGTCTAATATAGTTTAGCCTATATGAACGGTGTGTTTGGATAACATATAATAATCAATCTTATCCCACAAATCATGGAGATATcatgaaaaaatagaaacaactatttgttgctttgtttccaccaaaaaaaaaaattgattatttatcaTCATAAAGCTAATCCAAACATTGCAATTGAGTGTTTAGAAATGTGGTGGATCATGTTCTGGTGTGGTAAAATATCATGGTGGAAcaccatgatttttttaattagctaACAATCCAAACACACTGTATTTATAGGCTATTTGGTTCTGGAAGACCATCAAGTTGCTCATCCCAAAACTGACATTCGGTAACACCTACCTACATAAACAGAAGTTTTGTGGAATTGccagttatataaaaaaaaatgaaaacatatacCGTAAACTTATTTTCACTGCTAAAACATTCACATaatctcttcttttatttatttatttattcgaGTCATGTGTTATAGGAATTTTAGTTAAACTTTATTTTCAACACATTTGGATTTAGGCAAAATAAAGGGATGTTTGGTTtggttattttctatttttattttcactgaaaacagaaaacggtgatgaaaatgtgtttggttgaatttttaaaaacatttttagtgaaaatgaaaataagaaataatcaaaaaataaaaataataaaatctcgttttcagaTAAACCTCAGTCTCATAGACTTCCAAGTAAGACCATTCTTTGAACGTGTTTTATTGCCAACGATTCTCAGTCACTAGCACAAGAATCCACGTGAAATTCTTAGTTCAACCATGTTCAAAAAACAAGACTGCAGCCAGTACTAACTTTACATACCAGATCCAACTTTGTCACAGAACAGTGCAGCTAAAATTGATGGATACACAACGAAAGCTCAATATATCAATATTCCACCAAACGGCAAGGACATGGAATCAGCTTAGAATGTGATTAGTACTTTAATACAAGCCGCCCACATGTCCCAGATTACTATCAGTATCTTCCCtgcaaaaaacaacaaaaacaagtcATCTTTTCCATTGATTTGAGACAAAGTTTACAATTTTTCCACTAGCAAAGAATACAGAGATATGGACTCATCAATTACAGTTTCACACAAGTATAAAATATTGaactaaatatttgataaaaaaaaaaaagaagaagcatcaGTTTTTATCTCTATTCTGACTAATTTGATCCAGAATCAGAAACTTGAATATTTCTACATTTTTAGATCTCTAGTATACCTCTCCAGTAAAAGTGCCTGGGCCAGAAGGTGGATATCTTTGTTGCGATCCTGTCTGTTCTTTGGCAGGATGGTTCCCCAGCTCAGCCTGTTCAAATTCCTCCTTGTATGCTGATTTGAAATCCTGCACATATGATGGGGTAAAAGTATCACCCCTCGCCTCTGAAGCACCATGCCTAGGCACAGGATCTCTTCTTTCTCCTTGTCCCGGTCGTCCAATGTTCTGCTGTGGCATAtaatttcttctttctccttgtcCTGGTGGTCCAAAGCTCTGCTGTTGTGCATATTGTGGTGAAGATGGCCCATATCTTTGCTGTTGGGGATAATTCTGTGATGCTTGATCAAAGTTCTGTTGGGGAGGATAATTTTGCGGTGCCTGACCATAGTTCTGTTGGGGTGGATAATTTTGTGATGCTTGGCCAAAGTTCTGTTGGGGTGGATAATTTTGTGATGCCTGGCCATAGTTCTGTTGGGGTGGATAATTCTGTGATGCCTGGCCATAATTCTGTTGGGGTGGATAATTCTGTGATGCTCGAACAAAGTTCTGTTGGGGCGGATAATTCTGTGATGCTGGACCATAGTTCTGTTGGGGTGGATAATTCTGTGATGCTTGACCAGAGTTCTGTTGGGGTGGATAATTTTGCGAAGGCCCATAGTTCCTTCCACCCCTTGGCATGGGTCCCTGACTATTGTAAGAGGGATTCCCTTGGGGGCTTGGCACTGGATTCTCTTGCCGGTTGTATTGACCAGGACTCCTATTCCAGTCTCGTCTTCCCTGATTCCTCCCAAACTGTACTGGTGGAGGTCGAGGGATAATTGTTCCATTAATGTACTGATCTCCTATTTATCACACATGAAAATTACATTCAGAAACATTCTTGCAATCAAAAGGGTAGCAAATCAATGTAGTGCTGATCATATAGCTAACATTGAAATTGAACTACCAATGAATAGATTCAGTCAACTTATTATAGCATGACCAAActtctgaaaagaaaaaaaaaacttacctcCATACTGTTTGTTCACGGGATCAATATAGGAATCTGGTAGCACGAAGATGACTCCGGGAAGACCTATTAAGATGTAGCAACTCCAAGATCAAATTATTTTCTCTGGACTGGGTCATGGAATTTGGAAGTAGGAACAAACAAATACCTTCAAATTTTTTGGACTCTTCTTCAGTCATGACCGCCTGAAAGCCTATGTAAGTTGTTGTGCTGCACGCATATATTTTCTTCTTGGCCTCTTCCAAACTAAAACCACGAATTCAAAGAAAAAGCAGGACTAAGAAACAAGCTGTAATAATTTTGTGCTTAACATAGGAACAGTTATTTGAGAGGAACCTGATGTTGAGACCCTTGGCACAAGTCTCTTCGTAAACGCGAACCATGTCTTCGGGAGAGGGTTTGTTGTCCTTGTCTTTGAATTCCATGACGATGAGCCAGTGGTTGTAGTCGCAGCCCTCGAAGAGAATGGTATCGGGACCAATCTCATCGGGGATGTTGCTCTGCCGCTGCGAGGATCGAAAagagagaagtgaaattgagctTGACCTGAATGAACGGGGCTGAACCACACCCTTCGGTGACTGCAAACTCCATGAAACACCGCACCGAATGGGGACGGAATACGATGCCGCATGCACAGAGAAAGACTGGGCGACGCCGGAGAGTGCTCTGACGGTGCGGCGGAGGTGAATTAACGACGACGCCATGCGTAGGGTTTTGGGAGATTAGGGTTTTAGGGCCTTTTCGTCTGTTCTGTTCTTCGAGAGAAGTATATGAAGAATATTTTAGGAAGGAAATGAATCAATTGCTACAAattaggaatatatatatatatataaaagtaattatCAATTTGCTACTtatattgtattaaaaaatacatcaaattgatttctaaatttttaaaagctaCTATTAGATTTTTcaagttatttaaaatacatcaattaggttctaaaattatttaacatgcatcgaattatttttgttattttatttaaataatttgagaATTTGGAGcacttaaaattttgaaatcaaattagtacaatttaaataatataaagatcaaattgataattaagtaaaaaaaaaataggaatgcaattaaataaaaaataggaatGCAATTccactagtttttttttctga
Above is a window of Glycine soja cultivar W05 chromosome 12, ASM419377v2, whole genome shotgun sequence DNA encoding:
- the LOC114379911 gene encoding multiple organellar RNA editing factor 1, mitochondrial-like, with product MASSLIHLRRTVRALSGVAQSFSVHAASYSVPIRCGVSWSLQSPKGVVQPRSFRSSSISLLSFRSSQRQSNIPDEIGPDTILFEGCDYNHWLIVMEFKDKDNKPSPEDMVRVYEETCAKGLNISLEEAKKKIYACSTTTYIGFQAVMTEEESKKFEGLPGVIFVLPDSYIDPVNKQYGGDQYINGTIIPRPPPVQFGRNQGRRDWNRSPGQYNRQENPVPSPQGNPSYNSQGPMPRGGRNYGPSQNYPPQQNSGQASQNYPPQQNYGPASQNYPPQQNFVRASQNYPPQQNYGQASQNYPPQQNYGQASQNYPPQQNFGQASQNYPPQQNYGQAPQNYPPQQNFDQASQNYPQQQRYGPSSPQYAQQQSFGPPGQGERRNYMPQQNIGRPGQGERRDPVPRHGASEARGDTFTPSYVQDFKSAYKEEFEQAELGNHPAKEQTGSQQRYPPSGPGTFTGEGRY